Proteins from a single region of Echeneis naucrates chromosome 14, fEcheNa1.1, whole genome shotgun sequence:
- the kcnip1b gene encoding Kv channel-interacting protein 1b isoform X1 produces MAGCTSRCRQGVLKLIQSLQRLVSGTLTKDKTDDELEMTMVCHRPEGLEQLEAQTNFTKQELQILYRGFKNECPSGVVNEETFKHIYAQFFPHGDASMYAHYLFNAFDTTNNGSIKFKDFVMGLSILLRGTLREKLEWTFHLYDINRDGYINREEMTEIVRAIYDMMGKYTYPALKGDVPQQHVDAFFQKMDKNKDGVVTLEEFVIACQEDETMMRSMQLFENVM; encoded by the exons ATGGCTGGCTGTACCAGTCGCTGCAGGCAGGGGGTGCTCAAACTAATCCAGTCCCTGCAGAGGTTGGTCTCAGGAACTCTCACAAAAG ACAAAACCGACGATGAGCTCGAGATGACAATGGTGTGTCACAGGCCAGAGGGACTTGAGCAATTGGAGGCCCAAACTAATTTCACCAAGCAGGAGCTACAGATCCTCTACCGTGGTTTCAAGAAT GAATGTCCAAGTGGAGTGGTGAACGAGGAGACGTTTAAACATATTTATGCACAGTTCTTCCCTCATGGAG ATGCAAGCATGTACGCACATTATCTTTTCAATGCATTCGACACTACAAACAATGGCTCCATTAAGTTTAAG GACTTTGTCATGGGGTTGTCTATACTGCTGCGGGGGACTCTGAGGGAAAAGCTGGAGTGGACATTTCACCTGTATGACATTAACAGAGATGGATACATAAACAGAGAG GAAATGACTGAAATTGTGAGAGCCATTTATGACATGATGGGAAAGTACACCTACCCTGCACTGAAAGGAGACGTCCCACAGCAGCATGTGGATGCCTTTTTCCAG aaaatggaTAAGAACAAAGATGGAGTGGTGACTTTAGAGGAGTTTGTTATAGCCTGCCAGGAG GATGAAACCATGATGAGATCGATGCAGCTCTTTGAAAATGTGATGTAG
- the kcnip1b gene encoding Kv channel-interacting protein 1b isoform X2, with protein MGAVVGTLTMQTKQRRPSRDKTDDELEMTMVCHRPEGLEQLEAQTNFTKQELQILYRGFKNECPSGVVNEETFKHIYAQFFPHGDASMYAHYLFNAFDTTNNGSIKFKDFVMGLSILLRGTLREKLEWTFHLYDINRDGYINREEMTEIVRAIYDMMGKYTYPALKGDVPQQHVDAFFQKMDKNKDGVVTLEEFVIACQEDETMMRSMQLFENVM; from the exons ATGGGTGCAGTGGTGGGCACTTTGACCATGCAAACCAAGCAGAGGAGACCATCCAGAG ACAAAACCGACGATGAGCTCGAGATGACAATGGTGTGTCACAGGCCAGAGGGACTTGAGCAATTGGAGGCCCAAACTAATTTCACCAAGCAGGAGCTACAGATCCTCTACCGTGGTTTCAAGAAT GAATGTCCAAGTGGAGTGGTGAACGAGGAGACGTTTAAACATATTTATGCACAGTTCTTCCCTCATGGAG ATGCAAGCATGTACGCACATTATCTTTTCAATGCATTCGACACTACAAACAATGGCTCCATTAAGTTTAAG GACTTTGTCATGGGGTTGTCTATACTGCTGCGGGGGACTCTGAGGGAAAAGCTGGAGTGGACATTTCACCTGTATGACATTAACAGAGATGGATACATAAACAGAGAG GAAATGACTGAAATTGTGAGAGCCATTTATGACATGATGGGAAAGTACACCTACCCTGCACTGAAAGGAGACGTCCCACAGCAGCATGTGGATGCCTTTTTCCAG aaaatggaTAAGAACAAAGATGGAGTGGTGACTTTAGAGGAGTTTGTTATAGCCTGCCAGGAG GATGAAACCATGATGAGATCGATGCAGCTCTTTGAAAATGTGATGTAG
- the npm1a gene encoding nucleophosmin 1a: MNGMDEESMAPQTFLYGCVLEAGKDVVFNPEDDDFEHQLDLRMACVDPSTKDELHMVEVEGQDTEGQKIKAALVSLKPSTLPSVCLGGFTITPPAVFRLKAGSGPIHISGQHLVMMEADQSFDEDDDDEDEEEEDIKTSKKRPASSPAKKMKMEMEEDDDDEDDEDEDDDEEDEDDESEEEETPVKAKPTSSKQATPAQNGKSSKPNTPAKKQEQTPKGKGDKTPKTPQTPKASLTLPEVKAKLMEAMKKGVTLPKIQPKFENFLKHGYKVEDAKVVAELWKWRQAVKDAK, translated from the exons ATGAACGGCATGGACGAGGAGAGCATGGCCCCGCAGACCTTCCTCTACG GCTGTGTGCTGGAAGCTGGAAAGGACGTTGTGTTCAACCCTGAAGATGACGACTTTGAGCATCAGCTTGATCTGAGGATG GCCTGTGTTGACCCCAGTACAAAAGATGAACTTCACATGGTAGAGGTGGAAGGACAAGACACAGAAGGCCAGAAGATCAAGGCTGCACTGGTTTCACTTAAGCCCTCTACTCTACCAAGT GTTTGTCTTGGTGGTTTCACAATCACACCCCCAGCAGTTTTCCGTCTGAAGGCAGGTTCTGGTCCAATCCATATCAGCGGACAACACCTTGTCA TGATGGAAGCTGATCAGTCTTTTGAtgaagatgacgatgatgaggatgaagaagaggaagatatCAAAACATCTAAGAAAAGgcctgcctcctctcctgct aaaaaaatgaaaatggaaatggaggAGGACGACGACGACGAGGacgatgaagatga ggatgatgatgaggaggatgaagatgatgagagtgaggaagaagaaactCCTGTTAAG GCTAAACCAACATCATCCAAACAGGCAACCCCTGCTCAGAACGGCAAGAGCTCTAAACCCAATACCCCAGCCAAAAAGCAG GAACAAACCCCTAAAGGAAAAGGTGACAAGACCCCTAAAACTCCACAAACTCCTAAAGCAAGTCTAACTCTTCCTGAGGTTAAAGCCAAGTTGATGGAGGCAATGAAGAAG GGAGTGACATTACCTAAAATCCAGCCCAAGTTTGAGAACTTCTTGAAGCATGGTTACAAAGTTGAAGATGCAAAG GTTGTTGCAGAGTTGTGGAAGTGGAGACAGGCAGTGAAGGATGCAAAATAA